One Microtus pennsylvanicus isolate mMicPen1 chromosome 3, mMicPen1.hap1, whole genome shotgun sequence DNA window includes the following coding sequences:
- the Cfap68 gene encoding cilia- and flagella-associated protein 68 isoform X2, whose translation MTSSWSLSCCSTFLERQKLVCFLRNPHYGSLIYADGHGEVWTDWNSMSKFFQYGWRCSTNENSYSDRTLIGNWNQERYDLKNIVKPKPLPSQFGHYFESTYDASYNSKKPQSAHRFKREPRWFPGHQPELDLPHNKCTEKSTFTNSYSKPLPSHYFWCVCDPNMEQSEDPRI comes from the exons ATGACTAGCTCCTggtctctcagctgctgctcaaCATTTCTCGAG AGACAGAAACTTGTCTGCTTCCTCAGAAACCCACACTATGGCAGCCTTATTTACGCTGATGGTCATGGCGAAGTGTGGACAGATTGGAACAGCATGTCCAAGTTTTTTCAGTATGGGTGGAGATGCAGCACTAATGAGAACTCATATTCAGATCGTACTCTGATAGGCAACTGGAACCAGGAAAGATACGACCTAAAGAATATTGTAAAACCCAAACCCTTGCCCTCCCAG tttggaCACTACTTTGAATCAACGTATGATGCAAGTTACAACAGCAAAAAGCCACAGTCAGCCCATA gATTTAAGCGAGAGCCTCGTTGGTTCCCCGGACACCAGCCAGAGCTGGATCTTCCTCACAACAAATGCACTGAGAAGTCAACTTTTACGAATAGCTATTCAAAGCCTCTGCCCAGTCATTActtttggtgtgtatgtgatCCAAACATGGAGCAATCTGAGGATCCGAGAATCTAA
- the Cfap68 gene encoding cilia- and flagella-associated protein 68 isoform X1, with product MEQLCKDYCFSLRYSNKSLYSPSSYTTIIQRQKLVCFLRNPHYGSLIYADGHGEVWTDWNSMSKFFQYGWRCSTNENSYSDRTLIGNWNQERYDLKNIVKPKPLPSQFGHYFESTYDASYNSKKPQSAHRFKREPRWFPGHQPELDLPHNKCTEKSTFTNSYSKPLPSHYFWCVCDPNMEQSEDPRI from the exons ATGGAACAGCTATGTAAGGATTACTGTTTCTCTCTGAGATACTCAAACAAGTCATTGTATTCACCATCAAGTTACACAACAATAATACAG AGACAGAAACTTGTCTGCTTCCTCAGAAACCCACACTATGGCAGCCTTATTTACGCTGATGGTCATGGCGAAGTGTGGACAGATTGGAACAGCATGTCCAAGTTTTTTCAGTATGGGTGGAGATGCAGCACTAATGAGAACTCATATTCAGATCGTACTCTGATAGGCAACTGGAACCAGGAAAGATACGACCTAAAGAATATTGTAAAACCCAAACCCTTGCCCTCCCAG tttggaCACTACTTTGAATCAACGTATGATGCAAGTTACAACAGCAAAAAGCCACAGTCAGCCCATA gATTTAAGCGAGAGCCTCGTTGGTTCCCCGGACACCAGCCAGAGCTGGATCTTCCTCACAACAAATGCACTGAGAAGTCAACTTTTACGAATAGCTATTCAAAGCCTCTGCCCAGTCATTActtttggtgtgtatgtgatCCAAACATGGAGCAATCTGAGGATCCGAGAATCTAA
- the Fdxacb1 gene encoding ferredoxin-fold anticodon-binding domain-containing protein 1, producing the protein MVPRRLLLVGEGNFSFTASLIDTLDPGVSVTATCLQHPDDLDGDPVTQENLQRLRERGIEVRFGVDCTQLAHALQAHDRDFDRIYFNFPHCGRKAGVAKNRELLAKFFQSCADVLAKEGEVHVALCRGQGGTPADEPQREWHNSWQVVAMAALGGFILSDVRPFSCEAVPGYKCTGYRSQAKSFHVEGALNHIFTQSSPFEGSQPRTFRVRLEDQWFSFTEPEALAGKLNRRFLEASSCHPIRTINEKLIAELSKHFPLRRLKCSFPLLSQGGTSILPPGTCNPSAFWISLHEDNSYSESLTAEITQEMEEVLLLFSECALPKSPGRDDCIAAQEGLREQAKLCLRPSLLVHAEAVIRSPDFLPGPLHILSGPVYRKCHISPFTMPAFHETLLILGLNKNEKDSRLASLLDHLKDILDNLLTQTLLEGSSLSPSVEFILQPNGKDYVIHVKSLHFGPDCTENLIIGTVVTSIIVSHKQQCFVCVSLNLDLLAMLVYDISDWRLLWTFDNRFQKRFAPGKTERFKSYSLYPPRYVHDISFWLDEKKGFADLEFHTVARAVSQDTVISIQFLGRFQHPETGQVSLCYRLTYQACDRALSPQLAAAMQSRFRTEIQRQLHVSLR; encoded by the exons ATGGTTCCCCGGCGCCTCCTGTTGGTAGGGGAAGGGAATTTCTCCTTCACCGCGTCTCTAATCGACACCCTGGATCCCGGCGTCAGTGTTACCGCTACCTGCCTCCAACACCCGGACGATCTGGACGGGGATCCGGTGACCCAGGAGAACCTACAACGCCTGCGCGAGCGAG GTATCGAAGTTCGTTTTGGTGTGGATTGCACCCAGCTGGCACATGCCTTGCAGGCACACGACAGAGACTTTGATCGAATTTATTTCAACTTTCCGCACTGTGGACGAAAAGCGGGAGTAGCTAAGAACAGGGAATTGCTTGCCAAGTTTTTCCAGAG CTGTGCTGATGTTCTTGCGAAGGAAGGGGAAGTCCACGTGGCCCTGTGTAGAGGACAAGGTGGAACTCCTGCCGATGAGCCTCAGAGAGAGTGGCACAACAGTTGGCAAGTGGTTGCCATGGCAGCCCTGGGAGGGTTCATTTTAAGCGATGTGCGTCCCTTCAGCTGTGAGGCCGTGCCAGGATACAAGTGCACTGGGTATAG GAGTCAGGCTAAGTCATTTCACGTAGAAGGTGCTTTGAACCATATCTTCACCCAGAGCTCACCCTTCGAAGGCTCTCAGCCCAGAACATTCAGGGTCAGACTGGAAGACCAGTGGTTTTCCTTTACAGAGCCAGAGGCACTTGCAGGAAAGTTGAACAG GCGGTTCCTTGAAGCATCTTCCTGTCATCCTATCAGAACCATCAACGAGAAGCTCATTGCTGAATTGAGCAAACACTTTCCTTTAAGAAGACTGAAGTGTTCCTTCCCTTTGTTGTCACAGGGAGGCACCAGTATCCTCCCTCCTGGGACCTGCAACCCGTCTGCCTTTTGGATTAGTCTCCATGAAGATAACTCTTATTCTGAGTCCCTGACTGCTGAAATAacacaggaaatggaagaggtTCTCCTATTGTTTTCAGAATGTGCCCTTCCCAAGAGTCCTGGGCGGGATGACTGCATCGCAGCTCAGGAGGGTCTCCGTGAACAGGCTAAGCTCTGTCTTAGACCTTCTCTTCTAGTTCACGCTGAAGCTGTCATCCGGTCACCAGACTTCCTCCCAGGGCCCCTGCACATCCTCAGTGGGCCTGTCTATCGGAAGTGCCATATTTCACCGTTCACAATGCCAGCATTTCATGAGACTTTGCTTATCCTTGGGTTAAATAAAAACGAGAAGGATAGCCGCCTGGCATCACTGCTGGATCACCTGAAGGATATTCTAGATAATCTTCTGACTCAGACATTGCTGGAGGGCTCCAGTTTGAGCCCTTCAGTGGAATTTATCCTTCAACCAAATGGAAAGGATTATGTAATTCATGTGAAATCTCTTCATTTTGGCCCTGATTGTACTGAGAATCTGATTATTGGGACTGTGGTCACATCTATAATTGTTTCACATAAACAacagtgttttgtgtgtgtttctctaaACTTGGACTTGTTAGCCATGCTTGTCTATGATATTTCCGATTGGAGACTGTTGTGGACCTTTGATAACCGTTTCCAGAAAAGATTTGCCCCTGGGAAAACAGAGCGCTTTAAAAGCTATTCCCTGTATCCTCCACGCTACGTGCATGATATTAGTTTTTGGTTAGACGAGAAGAAAGGATTTGCTGACCTAGAGTTCCACACTGTGGCCCGAGCAGTGTCCCAGGACACTGTTATCTCCATACAGTTCCTTGGCCGTTTTCAGCATCCGGAGACTGGACAGGTCAGCCTCTGCTATAGACTGACCTATCAGGCTTGTGACAGGGCGCTCAGCCCACAGCTGGCAGCAGCAATGCAGTCCCGGTTCagaacagagattcaaagacagctCCATGTTTCGCTTCGATAG